One Candidatus Babeliales bacterium DNA segment encodes these proteins:
- a CDS encoding rRNA adenine N-6-methyltransferase family protein, whose protein sequence is MKFLTKLHLAAIFLISFSQDLRSTSFLEVVTIFSRYLKNPAQVGEIAPISQLAGIELSRYVSKGQAGKRYLEAGGGCGAISVCIARNLRPQDHLDVIEIDGHMCEILKQRLQQYPNVSVHWCSILDWKPEVLYDGIISTLPFNSLGIDFTQEAIAYFEQVAGPGCMFSYVEYPIVRQAVQYFYGSERKRNFRAVQNFLSIVRNKYLVEQAMIYRNVPPVTVYHLCLKP, encoded by the coding sequence GTGAAGTTTTTAACAAAGTTACATTTAGCAGCTATTTTTTTGATCAGTTTTTCGCAGGATCTGCGGTCAACCAGTTTTTTAGAAGTTGTAACCATTTTTTCTCGTTATCTAAAAAATCCAGCACAAGTTGGTGAAATTGCGCCAATATCACAGTTGGCTGGTATTGAATTATCCAGATACGTGTCCAAAGGGCAAGCAGGTAAAAGATATCTAGAAGCTGGAGGCGGATGTGGAGCCATTAGTGTTTGCATTGCTCGCAATCTTCGACCACAAGATCATTTAGATGTTATTGAGATTGATGGGCACATGTGTGAAATCTTGAAACAACGTTTACAGCAATATCCAAATGTTTCTGTTCACTGGTGTTCGATTTTGGATTGGAAGCCTGAAGTACTGTACGATGGCATTATTTCTACATTACCTTTTAACTCGCTGGGTATAGACTTTACACAAGAAGCAATAGCATATTTTGAGCAAGTTGCTGGACCTGGCTGTATGTTTTCGTATGTAGAATACCCAATCGTTCGCCAAGCTGTTCAGTATTTTTATGGTAGTGAGCGTAAGCGAAATTTTAGGGCTGTTCAAAATTTTTTATCAATCGTTCGCAATAAATACTTAGTTGAACAGGCTATGATTTATCGCAATGTACCTCCTGTTACGGTGTATCACTTATGTTTAAAACCATGA
- the trmD gene encoding tRNA (guanosine(37)-N1)-methyltransferase TrmD, with amino-acid sequence MNVSILTLFPELYQSFLQTSLLKRAQEKKLVSFSLHNMFDYVQPKERIDAPTFGHSSGMLIRPDVIEHGIDEAEKQFGKSFKIFLSPQGSKLTQHSAQKLWQKIASQQHVMLFASRYEGIDARVEEQYADEIISVGDFVVMGGDIPAMLLLECLLRYMPGVVGKEESVTLDSFSGAFVDHPEYTKPVEWKGRVVPEVLRSGNHGAIAKWRQEKSVELTVKKHFDWMRSCLLTPAERELASRYIPSHYVALMHTGIVLKDGRIGTTSITSIDVHDIARSSATYNLKNYFLVSPLVDQKKMIQDLLDFWQEKEVGGEYNSDRHEAMNRVIMANGLADVIAAIEKKEGKKPIILGTSAKFAPGDPRMISYHDQEKVWSNDRPVLILLGTGHGMAEELMKQCDFILQPIQGFSKFNHLSVRSAAAIIFDKWLGFALQK; translated from the coding sequence ATGAATGTTTCCATTTTGACGTTGTTCCCTGAATTATATCAGTCATTTTTACAAACAAGCTTACTCAAACGAGCACAAGAAAAAAAACTTGTTTCTTTTTCTTTGCACAATATGTTCGACTACGTACAACCGAAAGAACGAATTGATGCTCCTACGTTTGGGCATAGCTCAGGAATGTTGATTCGGCCTGATGTGATTGAACATGGAATTGATGAAGCTGAAAAACAATTTGGAAAATCTTTTAAGATTTTTTTATCTCCGCAGGGTTCTAAATTAACTCAACATAGCGCACAAAAATTATGGCAAAAGATAGCATCGCAGCAGCATGTGATGCTATTTGCAAGTCGGTACGAAGGAATTGATGCACGCGTTGAAGAGCAGTACGCTGACGAAATTATTTCCGTTGGTGATTTTGTTGTGATGGGTGGAGATATTCCTGCGATGCTTTTGCTTGAATGTTTGTTGCGGTATATGCCAGGCGTTGTAGGAAAAGAAGAATCGGTAACGTTAGATTCTTTTTCTGGAGCGTTTGTTGATCATCCGGAATATACTAAACCGGTTGAGTGGAAGGGCAGAGTGGTTCCAGAAGTTTTACGATCGGGTAACCACGGCGCCATTGCAAAGTGGCGTCAAGAAAAATCAGTAGAATTGACGGTAAAAAAACATTTTGATTGGATGAGATCTTGTCTGCTTACGCCGGCAGAAAGAGAGTTAGCGTCGCGCTATATTCCTTCTCACTATGTTGCTTTAATGCATACAGGCATTGTGCTAAAAGATGGACGAATTGGAACGACATCCATTACGTCAATTGATGTGCATGACATTGCCAGATCAAGCGCTACCTATAATTTAAAAAATTATTTCCTTGTGTCGCCCCTGGTAGATCAAAAAAAGATGATTCAAGATCTTTTAGATTTTTGGCAAGAAAAAGAAGTTGGTGGTGAGTACAACAGTGATCGACATGAAGCTATGAACCGAGTGATTATGGCAAACGGTCTTGCTGATGTTATTGCTGCCATTGAGAAAAAAGAAGGCAAAAAGCCAATTATTTTAGGAACTTCTGCAAAATTTGCACCAGGTGATCCTAGAATGATTTCGTATCACGACCAAGAAAAGGTATGGAGTAATGACCGTCCCGTATTGATTTTACTGGGCACGGGGCATGGAATGGCTGAAGAATTGATGAAACAATGCGATTTCATATTGCAGCCAATTCAGGGCTTTAGCAAATTCAATCATTTGTCAGTTCGCTCTGCTGCAGCGATTATTTTTGATAAATGGCTAGGGTTTGCGCTACAAAAATAA
- the rplS gene encoding 50S ribosomal protein L19, with product MKSKKINKETIQELAVKETGFPAFGIGDVIEVSQWVLEGTTKRIQAFQGNVIARNNNAGSSTFTVRKMAADGIAVEKIYPMYSPIIDSIKLVSKAKVRRAKLYYVRHKVGKAAAIKEKIVKKVKKVAVAPVEQASVAA from the coding sequence ATGAAATCTAAAAAAATAAACAAAGAAACGATTCAAGAACTCGCTGTTAAAGAAACAGGATTTCCAGCATTTGGTATTGGCGACGTGATTGAAGTTTCTCAATGGGTACTTGAAGGTACTACAAAAAGAATCCAAGCTTTCCAAGGTAACGTTATAGCAAGAAACAACAATGCAGGTTCATCAACATTTACGGTTCGTAAAATGGCTGCTGACGGTATTGCGGTTGAAAAAATTTATCCAATGTATTCTCCAATTATTGATTCAATCAAATTGGTATCAAAAGCAAAAGTACGTCGTGCGAAATTGTACTATGTGCGTCACAAAGTAGGTAAAGCTGCTGCAATTAAAGAAAAAATTGTAAAAAAAGTAAAAAAAGTAGCTGTAGCTCCTGTAGAGCAAGCTTCTGTAGCTGCGTAA
- the hflX gene encoding GTPase HflX has product MAKNELISTTFYKKTLLVGVQSPNNKTDDIEAYYEEFLNLAKTYGIVDYVLLKIKLRTIESGHYFTKGKLSEIKTIFDEGNFEEIIVSDTLSGQQERNLHEVFDCPLMDRTRLILAIFEKSAVTAEGKIQVEIAKLQFAKTRVTGHGVHLDQQAGTVGIRSGPGETVKEATIRYLSRTILTLKGHLEKIEKARGAQRKQRLTQKVPLICLVGYTNAGKSTILNVLTHSDVLAKDQLFATLDTTTRQLFIGTRKVGLLSDTVGFIQQLPHQLIESFKSTLAELSYASLLLVVTDIADNNWKNHIDVVLKTLEEINVKKQILFVFNKADKITKKELQKRLEEFGDQPHVAISCIKPDGTAPLKRYLASWKPEQDKAKSKQDKTK; this is encoded by the coding sequence ATGGCAAAAAACGAACTGATATCAACAACGTTTTATAAAAAAACGTTGCTTGTTGGAGTACAGTCTCCAAATAACAAAACAGATGATATTGAAGCTTACTATGAAGAATTTCTCAATTTAGCTAAAACATACGGCATTGTTGACTACGTACTGCTCAAAATAAAATTACGAACCATTGAATCTGGTCATTATTTCACCAAAGGAAAACTGAGTGAAATCAAAACTATTTTCGATGAAGGCAATTTTGAAGAAATCATTGTCTCAGACACTCTGTCTGGTCAACAAGAGCGTAATCTACATGAAGTTTTCGACTGTCCTTTAATGGATAGAACTCGCTTGATTTTAGCGATTTTTGAAAAATCTGCTGTCACGGCTGAAGGTAAAATTCAAGTAGAAATTGCTAAGCTTCAATTTGCAAAAACACGCGTTACTGGACACGGAGTGCACCTTGATCAACAGGCCGGAACAGTCGGTATTCGCAGTGGACCTGGTGAAACGGTTAAAGAAGCAACAATTCGCTATCTAAGCCGTACTATCCTGACGCTTAAAGGACATTTAGAAAAAATCGAAAAAGCACGTGGCGCTCAGCGCAAACAGCGACTTACGCAAAAAGTACCTCTCATTTGCCTTGTTGGATATACCAACGCTGGTAAATCAACCATTTTAAATGTGTTGACTCATAGTGATGTGCTTGCAAAAGATCAATTGTTTGCAACGCTTGACACCACGACTCGTCAGCTTTTTATAGGTACTAGAAAAGTTGGTTTACTTTCTGACACCGTCGGATTTATCCAGCAGCTTCCTCATCAATTGATCGAGTCATTTAAATCAACGCTTGCAGAGCTTTCATACGCATCGCTTCTACTTGTAGTCACCGACATTGCTGACAACAACTGGAAAAATCACATTGATGTTGTTTTAAAAACACTTGAAGAAATCAATGTGAAAAAGCAGATTTTATTTGTATTTAATAAAGCTGATAAAATCACTAAAAAAGAACTGCAAAAACGCTTAGAAGAATTTGGCGATCAGCCGCATGTTGCAATCAGCTGCATTAAACCTGATGGCACAGCTCCACTGAAAAGATATTTAGCATCATGGAAGCCGGAACAAGATAAGGCAAAATCAAAACAGGATAAAACAAAATAA
- the rpsP gene encoding 30S ribosomal protein S16, whose protein sequence is MAVKIRFARIGKKHAPIYRIVAIDSRRKRDGMFLENLGTYDPKTKQLVQFHDDRIAYWVSVGAEITDAVVRLMKIKSKQNPVDQEKTEVAPKVAKAVAKKPAAKTEATEKAPVIKKSKPAAK, encoded by the coding sequence ATGGCAGTGAAAATTCGTTTTGCCCGTATTGGCAAAAAACATGCACCAATCTATCGTATTGTTGCAATTGATTCTCGCAGAAAACGAGATGGTATGTTCCTGGAAAACCTAGGTACTTACGATCCTAAAACTAAACAACTTGTTCAGTTTCATGATGACCGCATAGCGTACTGGGTTTCAGTCGGTGCAGAAATCACTGATGCTGTTGTGCGTTTGATGAAAATCAAAAGCAAACAAAACCCTGTAGATCAGGAAAAAACAGAAGTTGCTCCTAAAGTGGCAAAAGCTGTAGCTAAAAAACCAGCTGCGAAAACAGAAGCAACTGAAAAAGCTCCTGTGATCAAAAAATCAAAACCAGCTGCTAAGTAG
- the ffh gene encoding signal recognition particle protein produces MFDFLTKKFSGIFASLTGKSKLTEQNLQQVLGQIKDSLLESDVAYESVQTFVDGVQREVVGQKVVASMNPSEQFVKIVYDRMLSFLGGQYLAEGFNFQIPSVIMVMGLQGSGKTTSIGKLAYFIKKQAEKHGKIRKILFASVDFYRPAALEQLQVLAGQVSVDFYRSPQTDPVLAARDILNYYKQHGYEYLFFDTAGRLHIDESMMQELQTIKKIMQPKYSFMVLDAMTGQESLNVAKSFEKTVGFDGAILSKMDSDARGGAAFSFRYELKKPIYFMGVGEKVENLEIFRPERVAKRMLGMGDVLTLMEQAQDKIKQSEQENIAKSIMSGSITLNDFAQQLNMMSKLGSVSSIMKFMPGMASMKVSAEDAEKSDKELKKFRAILSSMTPKERLKPEIIDGSHKKRIASGAGVDISSVNLLMQRFEQSKQFVKLLKKNRFFK; encoded by the coding sequence ATGTTTGATTTTTTAACAAAAAAGTTTTCTGGAATATTTGCCTCGCTAACGGGCAAAAGTAAATTAACCGAACAAAATTTGCAGCAGGTCCTTGGACAAATTAAAGACAGCTTGCTTGAATCGGACGTTGCCTACGAATCTGTGCAGACTTTTGTAGATGGTGTGCAGCGTGAAGTCGTTGGCCAAAAGGTGGTTGCATCGATGAATCCATCTGAGCAATTTGTTAAAATTGTGTACGATCGGATGCTTTCTTTTTTAGGTGGTCAGTATCTTGCCGAAGGTTTCAATTTTCAAATTCCATCGGTGATTATGGTTATGGGGCTGCAAGGTTCTGGTAAAACTACATCGATTGGAAAGTTAGCCTACTTCATAAAAAAACAAGCAGAAAAGCACGGCAAAATAAGAAAAATTCTTTTTGCGTCAGTAGACTTTTATAGACCGGCAGCGCTGGAACAATTACAGGTGCTGGCAGGGCAGGTCAGTGTTGATTTTTATAGATCGCCACAGACGGACCCGGTGCTGGCAGCTCGAGATATTTTGAATTATTATAAACAGCATGGATATGAATATTTATTTTTTGATACAGCTGGTCGTTTGCACATTGATGAATCGATGATGCAGGAGCTACAAACAATCAAAAAAATTATGCAACCAAAGTATAGCTTTATGGTGCTTGACGCTATGACAGGGCAAGAGTCACTTAACGTTGCTAAATCTTTTGAAAAAACTGTTGGATTTGACGGAGCGATACTTTCAAAAATGGATAGTGATGCTCGCGGTGGAGCTGCTTTTTCATTTAGATATGAATTGAAAAAGCCTATTTATTTTATGGGCGTTGGGGAAAAAGTAGAAAACTTAGAGATCTTTCGTCCTGAACGCGTGGCAAAGCGCATGCTAGGGATGGGAGATGTGCTGACATTGATGGAACAGGCTCAGGATAAAATTAAACAATCTGAGCAAGAAAACATTGCGAAATCGATCATGTCCGGCAGTATCACGCTCAATGATTTTGCTCAACAGTTAAATATGATGTCGAAATTGGGATCAGTTTCGTCGATTATGAAATTTATGCCAGGTATGGCCTCAATGAAAGTATCAGCAGAAGACGCTGAAAAAAGTGATAAAGAACTTAAAAAATTCCGAGCTATTTTGAGCTCGATGACTCCAAAAGAACGATTAAAGCCTGAAATCATCGATGGTTCTCATAAGAAAAGAATCGCAAGTGGAGCAGGCGTTGACATTTCTAGCGTAAATCTTTTAATGCAAAGGTTTGAACAAAGTAAACAATTTGTTAAGCTGCTAAAGAAGAATCGTTTTTTTAAGTAA